One Lampris incognitus isolate fLamInc1 chromosome 14, fLamInc1.hap2, whole genome shotgun sequence DNA window includes the following coding sequences:
- the LOC130123567 gene encoding frizzled-8-like, whose product MERTSAARLRPLLTLLLLHGSGCLAAKELQCQEISVPLCKGIGYNYTYMPNQFNHDTQDEAGLEVHQFWPLVEIKCSTDLHFFLCSMYTPICLEEYKKPLPPCRSVCERAKAGCAPLMRQYGFPWPDRMRCDLLPEQGNQDVLCMDYNRSDAATTASPVVAKPTNRPLKPYSPRKKSGYGRVNAGKHQQPAAASCEPGCQCRAPMVPLSRDSHPLYNRVRTGHILNCAVPCHNPFFSQEERTFTAFWIGLWSVLCFVSTSATVATFLIDMERFKYPERPIIFLSACYMFVSVGYIVRLVAGHEQVACNVEYGSEHIHYETTGPALCTVVFLLIYFFGMASSIWWVILSLTWFLAAGMKWGNEAIASYSQYFHLAAWLIPSMKSIAVLALSSVDGDPVAGICYVGNQNLDNLRGFVLAPLVIYLFIGTMFLLAGFVSLFRIRNVIKQGGTKTDKLERLMIRIGVFTVLYTVPATVIVACYFYEQHHRQTWEITHNCSCLPDQDRHRPVYAVFMLKYFMCLLVGITSGVWIWSGKTLDSWRTFCTRCCWGSKTSSGSMYSDVSTGLSSVSCPKQMPLSRV is encoded by the coding sequence ATGGAGCGGACCTCTGCGGCGCGGCTGCGCCCCCTCCTAACCCTGCTGCTCCTGCACGGGTCCGGCTGCCTCGCCGCCAAAGAGCTGCAGTGCCAGGAGATCTCGGTGCCGCTGTGCAAAGGCATCGGCTACAACTACACCTACATGCCCAACCAGTTCAACCACGACACGCAGGACGAGGCCGGCCTGGAGGTGCACCAGTTCTGGCCGCTGGTGGAGATCAAGTGCTCCACGGACCTCCACTTCTTCCTCTGTAGCATGTACACTCCCATATGCCTGGAGGAGTACAAGAAGCCCCTGCCGCCCTGCAGGAGCGTGTGCGAGAGAGCCAAGGCGGGCTGCGCGCCCCTGATGAGGCAGTACGGCTTCCCCTGGCCGGACCGGATGCGGTGCGACCTCCTGCCGGAGCAGGGCAACCAGGACGTGCTGTGTATGGATTACAACCGGAGCGACGCCGCCACCACCGCCTCCCCGGTGGTGGCCAAGCCGACCAACCGGCCCTTAAAGCCGTACAGCCCGCGGAAGAAGAGCGGGTACGGCCGCGTCAACGCCGGGAAACACCAGCAGCCGGCGGCGGCGTCCTGCGAGCCGGGCTGCCAGTGCCGCGCGCCCATGGTGCCGCTGAGCCGGGACAGCCACCCGCTGTACAACCGGGTCCGGACGGGGCACATCCTGAACTGCGCCGTGCCGTGCCACAACCCCTTCTTCTCCCAGGAGGAGCGGACCTTCACCGCCTTCTGGATCGGCCTGTGGTCGGTGCTGTGCTTCGTCTCCACCTCCGCCACCGTGGCCACCTTCCTCATCGACATGGAGAGGTTCAAGTACCCGGAGCGGCCCATCATCTTCCTCTCCGCGTGCTACATGTTCGTGTCGGTGGGCTATATCGTGCGGCTGGTGGCCGGGCACGAGCAGGTGGCGTGCAACGTCGAGTACGGGTCGGAACACATCCACTACGAGACCACCGGCCCCGCGCTCTGCACCGTGGTCTTCCTGCTCATTTACTTCTTCGGCATGGCCAGCTCCATCTGGTGGGTCATCCTGTCCCTCACCTGGTTCCTGGCGGCGGGGATGAAGTGGGGCAACGAGGCCATCGCCAGCTACTCCCAGTACTTCCACCTGGCCGCCTGGCTGATCCCCAGCATGAAGTCCATCGCGGTTCTGGCTCTGAGTTCGGTGGACGGCGACCCGGTGGCCGGGATTTGCTACGTGGGGAACCAGAACCTGGACAACCTCCGCGGCTTCGTCCTGGCGCCGCTCGTCATCTACCTGTTCATCGGCACCATGTTCCTCCTGGCCGGCTTCGTGTCCCTGTTCCGGATCAGGAACGTCATCAAGCAAGGCGGCACCAAAACGGACAAACTGGAGCGGCTGATGATCCGCATCGGGGTCTTCACGGTCCTGTACACCGTGCCGGCCACCGTCATCGTGGCGTGTTACTTTTACGAGCAGCACCACCGGCAGACGTGGGAGATCACCCACAACTGCAGCTGTCTGCCGGACCAGGACCGACACAGACCGGTCTACGCGGTCTTCATGCTCAAGTACTTTATGTGTCTGCTGGTCGGCATCACGTCCGGCGTCTGGATCTGGTCCGGCAAGACTTTGGACTCCTGGAGGACTTTCTGCACGCGCTGCTGCTGGGGGAGCAAGACCTCCTCGGGCTCCATGTACAGTGACGTCAGCACCGGCCTCAGCTCCGTCTCCTGCCCCAAGCAGATGCCCCTGTCCCGGGTGTGA